A portion of the Mycobacterium paraseoulense genome contains these proteins:
- a CDS encoding phenylacetate--CoA ligase family protein, which produces MPISSAKALWEMGLRPGDRALVAAGSFRGYWDQYYHLLGITPVYIDGWIGEGERILNAIKRHQVHYFQMIMSTLMEFEALEAKYDIRDMLSSLKGAAFAGQPMSATLARKVREEWGVKLFIWTSAGDTGAAWQDIECDGYFLQEDTILSEVVDPVTGGPVCDGEAGELVATDLDNNAAPYVRFRSEDLVRVTRQPADSGRTHTRIWVLGRAGDEIRIGGKSFVVNDIWGLVESLPECGDALFQIIKYAPEMDELRIRIGYTPEKTADLAELQSRATVILEEELGVKSVVELMTVDAILKTSSSVAKFPRTVKA; this is translated from the coding sequence ATGCCCATCTCCTCGGCGAAGGCGCTGTGGGAGATGGGATTGCGACCCGGAGACCGCGCATTGGTTGCCGCTGGGTCCTTCCGCGGGTACTGGGACCAGTACTACCACTTGCTGGGAATCACGCCGGTCTATATCGACGGTTGGATCGGCGAGGGCGAGCGCATTCTCAACGCCATCAAGCGCCACCAAGTCCACTACTTCCAGATGATCATGTCCACGTTGATGGAGTTCGAGGCGCTCGAGGCCAAGTACGACATACGAGACATGCTCTCGTCGTTGAAAGGTGCCGCGTTCGCCGGCCAGCCGATGAGCGCGACGTTGGCACGCAAAGTGCGCGAGGAGTGGGGCGTCAAGCTGTTCATCTGGACGAGTGCGGGCGACACCGGAGCCGCTTGGCAAGATATCGAATGCGACGGTTACTTCCTGCAGGAGGACACTATCCTGTCCGAGGTCGTCGACCCGGTGACCGGCGGGCCGGTCTGCGACGGTGAAGCCGGTGAGCTCGTTGCGACCGACCTGGACAACAACGCGGCGCCCTACGTCCGATTCCGCTCCGAAGATCTGGTGAGAGTCACGCGCCAGCCCGCGGACAGCGGCCGCACCCACACCCGAATCTGGGTGCTCGGCCGGGCCGGCGACGAGATTCGAATCGGTGGGAAGTCGTTCGTGGTCAATGACATCTGGGGTCTCGTGGAATCCCTGCCCGAGTGCGGCGACGCGCTGTTCCAGATCATCAAGTACGCGCCCGAAATGGACGAGTTGCGGATCAGGATCGGCTACACACCGGAGAAGACCGCCGATCTCGCTGAGCTGCAGTCCCGCGCGACCGTCATTCTGGAGGAAGAACTGGGCGTGAAGTCCGTCGTCGAACTCATGACGGTTGACGCCATCCTGAAGACATCGTCGAGTGTCGCGAAGTTCCCGCGCACGGTGAAGGCATGA
- a CDS encoding alpha/beta hydrolase family protein, translating to MPKTATTNAIRHDLAVDVSGSCEIDRRLTVAATVYLPPADSVADGAAVLFALPGGGYSRGYYDMHFPGHRGYSQAEHHASRGLVLVAIDHLGVGQSTPAVCGDLRAEDIAAANHAAVKRIAELLESGHAVAGYPPFRIARRIGVGQSMGGAITIIMAARHRAYDAIAVLGFSAVRTVLPFPEQSVSAEVAERVGDSRRDADPHTQSVADTAARIPDFLYPFFWSDIPADILEADTRHGYPLRTEAPPFGSATLPSCAIAMLSPGYVAEDAAEIDCPVFVGAGERDVLPAPHREPAAYENSSDVTIFVSPRMAHMHNFASTRKMLWDRLAAWSLVLA from the coding sequence ATGCCAAAGACCGCAACCACGAACGCGATCCGGCATGATCTCGCCGTGGATGTGTCCGGCAGTTGCGAGATCGACCGTCGGCTGACGGTGGCGGCCACCGTGTACCTACCGCCGGCGGATTCGGTCGCCGATGGCGCCGCAGTCCTGTTCGCACTGCCGGGCGGCGGATACAGCCGCGGCTACTACGACATGCACTTTCCGGGACATCGCGGCTACTCCCAGGCCGAGCACCACGCGTCGCGTGGGCTGGTCCTGGTCGCGATCGACCACCTCGGGGTGGGGCAGAGCACCCCAGCGGTGTGTGGCGATCTGCGTGCCGAGGACATTGCCGCGGCGAACCACGCCGCGGTGAAGCGGATTGCGGAGCTACTCGAATCCGGGCACGCCGTCGCGGGATATCCGCCGTTTCGCATCGCGCGGCGCATCGGAGTCGGCCAGTCGATGGGTGGCGCAATCACGATCATCATGGCCGCTCGCCACCGCGCTTACGACGCCATAGCTGTGCTCGGCTTCAGCGCGGTACGCACCGTCCTACCCTTCCCGGAGCAGTCGGTATCCGCCGAGGTCGCTGAACGGGTCGGCGACAGCCGACGCGATGCCGATCCTCACACGCAGTCCGTGGCCGACACGGCTGCGCGCATCCCGGACTTCCTCTATCCGTTCTTCTGGTCGGACATTCCCGCCGACATCTTGGAGGCCGACACCCGCCATGGCTATCCATTGCGGACCGAGGCGCCGCCGTTCGGGAGTGCCACGCTACCCAGTTGTGCTATCGCGATGCTGTCGCCCGGCTACGTTGCCGAGGATGCGGCGGAGATCGACTGCCCGGTGTTCGTCGGTGCGGGCGAACGCGATGTTCTGCCGGCGCCGCACCGAGAGCCCGCAGCGTACGAGAATTCGTCTGACGTAACGATCTTCGTTAGCCCGCGGATGGCCCACATGCACAACTTCGCATCCACAAGGAAGATGCTGTGGGATCGGCTTGCCGCATGGAGTTTGGTCCTGGCATGA
- a CDS encoding alcohol dehydrogenase catalytic domain-containing protein — protein sequence MKAPVFNGVGKPLTIETMPDPVPEAGRLVLEIGRCGICGTDLHMTSGEGETFPEGMVLGHEFAGEVVAKGADTDGFNEGDIVAALPVTGCGNCASCKAGDPAVCSAGFIGSAGGYGQYAIAKATAAIRLPASMSLEDGALVEPMAVGLHGATLAQLSPGAKVLVIGAGPIGIASTYWAKRLGAGKIVVAARSRRGEPYAIEMGADTFALTDENLDAAVTEGLGGPPDVIFECAGVPGVLAMAINIVRPRGTVIVLGNCMVPDTIFPAQAMFKQVRIQGSNIYSVGEFQVVADSFDAGHVEPRSMISDTWNYDELPTRFEELRSGSDQCKVMVNPWA from the coding sequence ATGAAGGCTCCCGTCTTCAATGGCGTTGGTAAACCGCTGACCATCGAAACGATGCCGGATCCGGTACCCGAGGCCGGCCGACTGGTCCTCGAGATCGGCCGGTGCGGAATCTGCGGAACGGACCTGCACATGACGTCGGGTGAGGGTGAGACGTTTCCCGAGGGCATGGTTCTCGGTCACGAGTTCGCCGGCGAAGTTGTCGCCAAAGGAGCCGACACCGACGGCTTCAACGAAGGCGATATCGTCGCGGCCCTGCCAGTGACAGGCTGCGGCAACTGCGCGAGCTGCAAGGCCGGTGACCCGGCGGTGTGTAGCGCCGGATTTATTGGATCGGCGGGCGGCTACGGTCAGTACGCGATTGCCAAGGCCACTGCCGCCATTAGGCTGCCCGCCTCGATGTCGCTGGAGGACGGTGCGCTGGTGGAGCCAATGGCCGTGGGCTTGCACGGCGCGACACTGGCGCAGCTGAGCCCGGGAGCCAAGGTGCTAGTGATCGGCGCGGGTCCGATCGGGATCGCTTCGACATACTGGGCCAAGCGCCTGGGCGCCGGCAAAATCGTGGTCGCCGCCCGGTCCAGGCGAGGCGAACCGTACGCCATCGAGATGGGCGCCGACACGTTCGCGCTGACCGACGAGAACCTCGACGCGGCTGTCACCGAAGGTCTCGGCGGCCCGCCCGACGTGATCTTCGAATGCGCAGGCGTGCCAGGAGTATTGGCCATGGCGATCAATATCGTGCGCCCCCGAGGCACTGTCATCGTGCTGGGCAACTGCATGGTGCCCGATACCATCTTCCCGGCGCAGGCCATGTTCAAGCAGGTGCGCATCCAGGGATCGAACATTTACTCCGTGGGCGAATTCCAGGTTGTCGCCGACTCGTTCGATGCGGGACACGTCGAACCACGGTCGATGATCAGTGACACCTGGAACTACGACGAGCTGCCCACCCGCTTCGAGGAGCTGCGCAGCGGCAGTGACCAGTGCAAGGTCATGGTGAATCCGTGGGCCTAG
- a CDS encoding aldehyde dehydrogenase family protein, whose translation MPDDYEGRLFIDGEFREARSGERYDVFNPADESVVGTAADASADDVDDAITAARRAADETDWGTNHEFRRRCLEQLQLGLRKESQELRDVVTAEAGVVSSVIYTHVDFWIDGMDYFNDLCTSFPWEEDLPPYEVMGMPSAHRVRYEPYGVVGAITPWNAPFMTGIWKMHHALATGNTVVLKSAPDTPLTAALLAKIAAETTDIPAGVINTLSGADKSLVGDAMTADQRIDLYHFTGSAAVGQRITERAANGIRHTVLELGGKSANIVLPDANLDMACGMGVAMCMSSSGQGCALGTRLVVHADIYDEVLERLTGQVGSLPWGDPKDPANVVGPIIRLEQLERMEGLVNRAVEAGARLLCGGKRGDRNGKGFWYEPTVLADVDEKLRDRADGGLRPGSQRHPLRGRRRRTCADRQQFTVRPIGIRAIRRRGARMGGSPQAQGRNGEHQQLVLSRSGCTLRWLWHQRRRRRARYRGIPRLPSHQDHCQPGSLTLSAREALQCGCKTR comes from the coding sequence ATGCCCGATGACTACGAGGGCCGACTCTTCATCGACGGAGAGTTCAGGGAAGCCCGCTCGGGAGAGCGCTATGACGTCTTTAACCCGGCCGACGAGTCCGTCGTCGGTACGGCTGCCGACGCGTCGGCAGACGACGTGGACGACGCGATCACCGCGGCGCGCCGAGCCGCCGACGAAACCGACTGGGGGACCAACCACGAGTTCCGGCGGCGCTGCCTCGAGCAGCTGCAACTCGGCCTGCGCAAGGAGAGTCAGGAACTCCGCGACGTCGTGACCGCCGAGGCCGGCGTGGTGAGCTCGGTGATCTACACGCACGTCGACTTCTGGATCGACGGCATGGATTACTTCAACGACCTCTGCACGTCCTTTCCGTGGGAAGAGGATCTACCGCCTTATGAGGTGATGGGCATGCCCAGCGCCCACCGGGTGCGGTACGAGCCGTACGGAGTCGTCGGCGCCATCACGCCGTGGAACGCACCGTTCATGACCGGCATCTGGAAGATGCACCACGCATTGGCCACGGGTAACACGGTCGTCCTGAAGAGCGCGCCCGACACGCCACTCACCGCAGCGCTGCTCGCCAAGATCGCCGCAGAGACCACCGACATTCCGGCCGGCGTGATCAACACGCTCAGCGGCGCGGACAAGAGCCTCGTCGGTGACGCGATGACGGCCGACCAACGCATCGACCTCTACCACTTCACCGGCTCGGCCGCCGTCGGCCAGCGCATCACCGAGCGGGCCGCCAACGGCATCCGCCACACCGTACTCGAACTCGGCGGCAAGTCCGCGAACATCGTCCTGCCCGACGCCAACCTCGACATGGCCTGCGGTATGGGCGTGGCGATGTGCATGTCCAGCAGTGGTCAGGGCTGTGCCCTCGGGACCAGGCTGGTGGTGCACGCCGACATCTACGACGAAGTGCTTGAGCGCCTCACCGGCCAGGTCGGCAGCCTTCCATGGGGTGACCCCAAGGACCCCGCCAACGTGGTGGGTCCGATCATCCGCCTGGAGCAGTTGGAGCGCATGGAGGGTCTGGTGAACCGCGCCGTCGAGGCGGGTGCGCGCCTGCTGTGCGGCGGAAAGCGCGGCGACCGCAACGGCAAGGGCTTCTGGTACGAGCCGACAGTGCTGGCCGACGTCGACGAGAAACTCCGAGATCGCGCAGACGGAGGTCTTCGGCCCGGTTCTCAGCGTCATCCGCTACGAGGGCGACGACGACGAACCTGTGCGGATCGCCAACAATTCACGGTACGGCCTATCGGGATACGTGCAATCCGGCGACGAGGAGCGCGCATGGGCGGTAGCCCGCAAGCTCAGGGCCGGAACGGTGAACATCAACAACTCGTTCTATCTCGCTCCGGATGCACCCTTCGGTGGCTATGGCATCAGCGGCGACGGCGTCGAGCACGGTATCGCGGGATTCCGCGATTACCTTCGCATCAAGACCATTGCCAGCCCGGTTCACTGACCTTATCTGCGAGGGAAGCACTGCAATGCGGCTGCAAGACAAGGTAA
- a CDS encoding cytochrome C oxidase subunit IV family protein, whose translation MPLSLLRARSTPVWLALILVTILSWMLGAKHETGSAIAILVLGLAIVKVRFIGLDFMELREAPLILRVMFEGYCVVLWLVLSGMYLWL comes from the coding sequence ATGCCGCTTTCACTCCTGCGCGCCCGTTCCACGCCAGTGTGGCTGGCCCTCATCCTCGTTACGATTCTGTCGTGGATGCTCGGTGCCAAACACGAGACCGGCTCGGCCATTGCAATTTTGGTTCTCGGCCTCGCCATAGTCAAGGTTCGGTTCATCGGACTCGACTTTATGGAGCTGCGGGAAGCGCCGCTCATCCTGCGTGTGATGTTCGAGGGCTATTGCGTCGTCCTGTGGCTGGTCTTGTCCGGCATGTACCTGTGGTTGTGA
- a CDS encoding sulfotransferase family protein, which yields MAVPEKFTEAFEPLHQAAAAAAGLDDFGPPTYHEGLHQLLTALDQDGRVAGPRREALFGMLTGVLVRRLYTQEGWRRNPGYRDVRIERPLVITGIPRTGTTALHKLLALDPQFQGVERWLAITPMPRPPRQNWSQKAEFNACVAGLEEFLAAMPGFADAHEMTADSVDECLEVLQQDFVSNTFPSQLAVPAYLHWWREESETTSYQRYADVLRLIGLDDQDRRWLLKNPGHIWGIDDLLALFPDALVVQTHRDPAKAMPSVCRVLEMPQSMYLGENVRPEEIGPPEVDKWRSAVDRTERARRRHPDNFHDVRHADFRADPIATIDSVYSKLGLSLPADVETTMRTWLYEQPEERRRGADADPARYGLSAAALRERFADYITTYAL from the coding sequence ATGGCCGTTCCCGAGAAGTTCACCGAAGCCTTCGAACCGCTGCATCAAGCGGCAGCGGCGGCCGCTGGGCTCGATGATTTCGGCCCTCCGACCTACCACGAAGGCTTGCATCAGCTGCTGACCGCGCTCGATCAGGACGGACGTGTGGCAGGCCCCCGCCGAGAAGCTCTGTTCGGAATGCTCACCGGGGTCCTGGTCCGTCGCCTCTACACCCAGGAAGGTTGGCGCCGCAACCCCGGGTACCGAGACGTGCGGATCGAACGTCCGCTGGTGATCACTGGGATTCCACGCACCGGCACCACCGCGCTGCACAAGCTGCTGGCACTCGACCCGCAATTCCAAGGCGTCGAACGCTGGTTGGCCATTACTCCAATGCCTCGACCACCGCGCCAAAACTGGTCGCAGAAAGCCGAATTCAACGCTTGCGTTGCCGGGCTGGAGGAATTTTTGGCGGCCATGCCCGGCTTTGCCGACGCCCACGAGATGACCGCCGACAGCGTCGATGAGTGCCTCGAGGTGTTGCAGCAGGACTTTGTCAGCAACACCTTTCCCTCGCAGCTTGCGGTTCCTGCCTACCTGCACTGGTGGCGCGAAGAAAGCGAGACCACGTCCTACCAGCGCTACGCAGACGTCTTGCGACTGATCGGCCTCGACGATCAGGACCGCCGCTGGCTGCTTAAGAACCCCGGCCACATCTGGGGCATCGACGACCTGTTGGCGCTCTTCCCAGATGCGCTCGTGGTCCAGACCCACCGCGATCCGGCCAAAGCGATGCCCTCGGTGTGCCGAGTGCTGGAGATGCCGCAGTCGATGTACCTCGGCGAGAACGTCCGCCCCGAGGAGATCGGTCCCCCCGAGGTCGACAAGTGGCGGTCGGCGGTCGATCGCACCGAGCGGGCTCGGCGGCGTCACCCAGACAACTTCCACGACGTGCGGCACGCTGACTTCCGGGCTGATCCAATCGCCACCATCGACAGCGTCTATTCCAAGCTCGGCCTGAGTTTGCCTGCAGATGTCGAGACCACTATGCGCACGTGGCTCTACGAGCAGCCGGAGGAACGTCGCCGGGGCGCCGACGCAGATCCCGCACGTTACGGACTGTCCGCTGCCGCGCTGCGTGAGCGGTTCGCCGACTACATCACCACCTACGCGCTGTAA
- a CDS encoding cytochrome c oxidase subunit 3 yields MPGEEGTWVFLFGDMLVFGVFFASFMYERSRAPETFDESRQTLSITIGLINTLVLLTSSLFVVTAIRAIRSSERFTARLLLVGATMCGLAFVGLKAVEYTMKVSEGHTPGQNNFYLYYFILTGLHLFHVLIGITVLLLLLAQAGRTDFGTKRMAMVEGGACFWHLVDLLWIVLFPLLYLVS; encoded by the coding sequence ATCCCGGGTGAAGAAGGCACTTGGGTCTTCCTGTTCGGCGACATGCTCGTGTTCGGAGTATTTTTCGCGAGCTTTATGTACGAACGCAGCCGAGCGCCGGAAACGTTCGACGAATCACGCCAGACCCTGAGCATCACCATCGGCCTGATCAACACGCTTGTCCTGTTGACAAGCTCGCTGTTCGTCGTGACGGCGATCCGGGCGATCCGCTCATCGGAGAGATTCACCGCCAGGTTGCTGTTGGTCGGGGCGACTATGTGCGGACTGGCGTTCGTCGGGCTCAAAGCGGTCGAATACACCATGAAGGTCAGCGAGGGTCACACACCGGGCCAGAACAACTTTTACCTTTACTACTTCATCTTGACCGGATTGCACCTGTTCCACGTTTTGATCGGCATCACCGTTCTGCTGCTCTTGCTGGCGCAAGCGGGCCGGACCGATTTCGGCACAAAGAGAATGGCCATGGTTGAAGGCGGCGCGTGCTTCTGGCATCTCGTCGACCTGCTGTGGATAGTGCTGTTCCCGCTTCTCTACCTGGTGAGCTGA
- a CDS encoding VOC family protein, whose translation MTESSPAATFPTFAPFRRFLQIAYVTTDLDEAMRRFGADYGVANWMPMPGMEVETAPGRSCHNNIALAYVGPMQLELIEPLSGDDAIYRAALPDDGSGVRFHHVAQLFGDADELESAEGDARRLGIPIAMAGSSAGGLVRYFYTDHRNTLGHYIEHIWYAPEMMAFLEQIPRN comes from the coding sequence ATGACCGAATCGTCACCAGCAGCGACGTTCCCAACGTTCGCACCCTTTCGGAGATTCTTGCAAATAGCCTATGTGACAACGGATTTAGATGAAGCCATGCGCCGTTTCGGCGCTGACTACGGTGTCGCGAACTGGATGCCCATGCCCGGGATGGAAGTGGAAACCGCACCGGGACGCAGCTGTCACAACAACATCGCGCTTGCATACGTAGGCCCGATGCAACTGGAACTCATCGAACCGCTGAGCGGAGACGATGCCATCTACCGAGCAGCGCTACCCGATGACGGCTCCGGAGTCCGGTTTCACCATGTCGCCCAATTGTTCGGTGATGCCGACGAACTGGAGTCTGCTGAGGGCGATGCGCGACGGCTTGGCATTCCGATCGCCATGGCGGGCTCGTCTGCAGGCGGTTTGGTTCGCTACTTCTACACCGACCACCGAAACACATTGGGCCACTACATAGAACACATCTGGTACGCACCGGAGATGATGGCTTTCCTCGAGCAGATCCCACGTAACTGA
- a CDS encoding Zn-ribbon domain-containing OB-fold protein: MGANQQPVAEGLFTWPSDEPQLIASEHDGRLTFPAKPGEAQVLLKRRGTLWGFTTQQFRPPAPPYDGNDTAETFQPYALGYVELPGQLLIQARFTESDPAKLSIGQPMELVVVPYTTRPDGTEVLTYAFAPVEGE, from the coding sequence TTGGGTGCGAATCAACAGCCGGTCGCGGAGGGCCTGTTCACATGGCCATCGGATGAGCCGCAGCTGATCGCCTCTGAACACGACGGCCGTTTGACCTTTCCGGCCAAGCCCGGGGAGGCGCAGGTTCTGCTCAAGCGCCGTGGCACGTTATGGGGGTTCACCACCCAGCAGTTCCGGCCTCCGGCTCCCCCGTACGACGGCAACGACACGGCGGAGACATTTCAGCCTTATGCGCTCGGGTACGTCGAACTGCCCGGACAGCTGCTCATCCAGGCTCGGTTCACCGAGTCCGACCCGGCGAAACTGTCCATCGGCCAGCCGATGGAACTGGTAGTCGTCCCATACACCACGCGGCCCGACGGGACCGAAGTACTGACTTACGCATTCGCTCCCGTGGAAGGGGAATGA
- a CDS encoding DUF1214 domain-containing protein — protein sequence MGLADWDEYLDLAKDAVEVESQLWDSGDEQLRAALYRQFAMSLSQGYFLYFVADPNYPDFVPFENSAFLAQPNPDAVYHYSAIDGAGVYRITGRRGTVPVMGFATGANLFGMSEPPGPGYDNYDADALALDADGNFEVILSAERPEGYGGDWRYLNPSTQLVIVRQFSYDWVNEVDGRLAIERLDIDYLRPPMSAVEVDNRLRALFGQYVRGLSRVCLGYMSALRARQDAEHVHLQSFDGLGNGEDWPQAYWECLYDLEPGEALVLETDLPDEHTYWNVQVIDALWNQVDILHRHSSINGFQAQLSSDGKFRAVLCPQDPGVPNWLDTGGGLRGMMIGRWYRCSSHPVPTVKKVALSELSTHLPADTPKVTHAARAEALRLRRTGAQLRRRW from the coding sequence GTGGGCCTAGCCGACTGGGACGAGTATCTCGACCTCGCCAAGGACGCGGTGGAGGTGGAATCACAGCTGTGGGACAGTGGCGACGAGCAGCTGCGGGCGGCGCTATATCGCCAGTTCGCCATGAGCCTGTCCCAGGGGTACTTCTTATACTTCGTCGCCGATCCGAACTACCCGGATTTTGTGCCGTTCGAGAACTCGGCGTTCTTAGCCCAGCCCAATCCTGACGCTGTATACCACTATTCGGCGATTGACGGCGCTGGCGTTTACCGCATCACCGGCCGCCGCGGAACGGTACCTGTGATGGGCTTCGCCACCGGGGCGAACCTCTTCGGTATGTCCGAGCCACCCGGACCGGGCTATGACAACTACGACGCCGATGCCTTGGCCCTCGATGCCGATGGAAACTTCGAGGTGATCCTGAGCGCCGAGCGTCCGGAGGGTTACGGGGGCGACTGGCGGTACCTCAACCCGTCGACGCAATTGGTGATCGTGCGGCAATTCTCGTACGACTGGGTCAATGAGGTGGATGGTCGACTGGCCATTGAACGCCTCGACATCGACTACCTGCGACCGCCGATGAGCGCCGTCGAAGTCGATAATCGACTGCGTGCGTTGTTCGGCCAGTATGTGCGTGGGTTGTCCCGGGTATGCCTGGGCTATATGAGCGCGTTACGCGCACGCCAGGACGCAGAACACGTCCATCTGCAGTCATTCGACGGACTTGGCAACGGCGAAGACTGGCCGCAGGCGTATTGGGAATGCCTCTACGACCTGGAGCCCGGTGAGGCGCTGGTACTCGAGACGGACCTGCCCGACGAGCACACCTACTGGAATGTCCAGGTGATCGACGCTTTGTGGAACCAGGTCGATATCCTGCACCGGCACAGCAGCATCAACGGATTTCAGGCACAGCTCAGCTCCGACGGCAAGTTCCGCGCGGTGCTCTGCCCGCAGGACCCAGGCGTCCCGAACTGGCTGGACACCGGCGGTGGTTTGCGGGGCATGATGATCGGCCGGTGGTACCGGTGCAGTTCCCACCCGGTACCGACGGTCAAAAAGGTTGCGCTCTCGGAACTCTCGACCCACCTACCGGCAGACACCCCCAAAGTCACCCACGCAGCGCGTGCAGAAGCATTGCGGCTTCGTCGAACCGGAGCGCAACTGCGCCGCCGCTGGTGA
- a CDS encoding FadR/GntR family transcriptional regulator: MRLTAARLARAIEDGIVARGWPVGEVIGSEEQLLVHYGVGRNVLREAMRILETHGVARRRQGPGGGLVVVAPDAEGVVESARMFLNYRHTRLSHLYDTWIALESLALTTVAQMDRRPLDGLRDVITRTRQWDEQTGALTAGRPNVHVEIARMTGNPMLELCLATLFAIATDAGARRMPAPAAARMRAVDVALVDALDRGDAEEAQQHLRRLVEMLAQYNQGDDPRVGARG, translated from the coding sequence GTGAGGTTGACAGCGGCGAGGCTGGCCAGGGCGATCGAAGACGGCATCGTCGCGCGCGGCTGGCCCGTCGGTGAAGTGATCGGCTCCGAGGAACAGCTCCTGGTGCACTATGGCGTCGGGCGCAATGTGTTGCGTGAAGCGATGCGGATCTTGGAGACCCACGGGGTGGCGCGGCGCCGCCAAGGTCCGGGTGGCGGCTTGGTCGTCGTGGCGCCAGACGCGGAGGGGGTCGTCGAATCGGCACGAATGTTTTTGAACTATCGGCACACCCGGCTCAGTCACCTGTACGACACGTGGATCGCACTGGAGTCGCTCGCCTTGACGACGGTGGCGCAGATGGACCGGCGGCCGCTCGACGGACTACGGGACGTCATCACACGCACCCGACAGTGGGATGAACAGACTGGAGCGCTGACCGCAGGACGTCCGAACGTACACGTCGAAATCGCCCGGATGACGGGCAACCCGATGCTTGAGCTCTGTCTGGCAACACTTTTCGCGATCGCGACCGATGCGGGCGCGCGGCGCATGCCCGCGCCCGCGGCCGCCCGAATGCGGGCGGTGGACGTCGCTCTGGTCGATGCACTGGACCGCGGAGACGCCGAAGAAGCCCAGCAGCATCTGCGGCGGCTGGTCGAGATGCTGGCGCAGTACAACCAAGGGGACGACCCCAGAGTCGGCGCGCGCGGGTAA
- a CDS encoding thiolase family protein, which yields MTVTDVAIVGVGLHPFGRYGDKLALEMGAEAAKLALEDAGTDWTRVRAAYAGSYEVSNPDAIVSWLGLTGIPVRGVFNGCATGGTSLQMAEQAIRHGEADVAMAIGFDKHPRGAFAADPSVVGLPSWYGQTGLFLTTHFFGTKINKYMHDHGISVESLARIAAKNLSNGAINPQAWRRKAISVEEILNSPVVNYPLTQYMYCNPDEGAAALVLCRADIAHEFTSAPVYVRAAELRTRREGAFELQSPSLPLDSAPSPTVDASRAAYERAEIGPEDVDVAQLQDTDAGSELIHMAENGFCADGEQEKWISEGDTEIGGRLPVNTDGGLIANGEPIGASGLRQVYEIVLQLQGRAGQRQVPNDPRVGYTHLYGAPGASAVSILSR from the coding sequence ATGACCGTGACGGACGTGGCAATCGTCGGTGTGGGCTTACATCCGTTCGGCCGCTACGGCGACAAGCTCGCATTGGAGATGGGCGCGGAAGCGGCTAAGCTGGCCCTCGAAGATGCGGGCACCGACTGGACTCGTGTCCGGGCGGCGTACGCAGGAAGCTACGAGGTGTCCAACCCCGATGCCATCGTGAGTTGGCTTGGCCTGACGGGCATTCCCGTGCGTGGAGTGTTCAACGGGTGCGCGACCGGCGGGACGTCGCTGCAGATGGCGGAGCAGGCGATCCGGCACGGCGAGGCCGATGTCGCGATGGCGATCGGCTTCGACAAGCATCCGCGCGGAGCGTTCGCCGCCGATCCGTCGGTGGTGGGACTGCCCAGCTGGTATGGCCAGACGGGCCTGTTCCTCACCACGCACTTCTTCGGTACCAAGATCAACAAGTACATGCACGACCATGGGATCTCCGTTGAGTCGCTTGCGCGTATCGCGGCTAAGAACCTCTCCAACGGGGCGATCAATCCCCAGGCATGGCGGCGCAAGGCGATCTCCGTGGAGGAGATCCTGAATTCCCCGGTGGTGAATTACCCACTGACGCAGTACATGTATTGCAACCCCGACGAAGGTGCCGCGGCGCTGGTCCTGTGCCGTGCCGATATCGCACACGAGTTCACTTCCGCGCCGGTCTACGTACGTGCCGCGGAACTTCGTACCCGTCGCGAGGGCGCCTTCGAATTGCAGAGCCCATCGTTACCGCTCGACTCCGCCCCCAGTCCCACGGTGGATGCGTCGCGCGCAGCATATGAGAGGGCAGAAATCGGCCCCGAGGACGTCGACGTTGCGCAGCTGCAGGACACCGACGCCGGATCGGAGCTGATTCACATGGCCGAGAACGGCTTTTGCGCCGACGGTGAGCAGGAGAAGTGGATCTCCGAGGGTGACACCGAGATCGGCGGTCGCCTGCCCGTCAACACGGATGGGGGGCTGATCGCCAACGGCGAGCCCATCGGCGCATCGGGCCTTCGCCAGGTCTACGAGATCGTGCTTCAACTCCAGGGCCGGGCCGGCCAGCGTCAGGTGCCCAACGATCCGCGGGTGGGCTACACCCACCTCTACGGCGCACCGGGCGCGTCGGCGGTGTCGATCCTGTCACGCTGA